The genomic window ACGGCGTTGATCACGTCGTTCACGATGCTGGCACCGCCGTTCACGTCGGTGGTCAGGTCCTTGTCTCCGCCGCTGCGAAGTTCGAACAACGAGCCGCTGGCTCCGTTGAGCGTCGCACTGCTGATGTCGCGAATTCCCAAGCGGGCTTGCTGATTGCTGACCACATTCGGGCCAAGCTGGAAGTTCGCACCGCCGCCGGTGATCGAAAAGTTCAGCGTATCGCCGTCCTGCAAGTGCGAGTCAACCGCAAAGCTCAGGTTCAACGTCGGGTTATTGAGCGAAACGTTCAAGCCATCGCTGGTGGCCTTCACGCCGTTGATATTTGCATCAACGTCGGTGCCCGTGGCACGGCCGTTGGCATCGCTGGTGTTGAAGGTGCCGCTAATGGCCTTGGCGCTGACAAACGCGTTGGAGCCGTAAGCGGTGGAGGTTAGCACCAAGTTGCCCGAGTTAACGCTGGCGCTTACGCCCGTGGCGTCGGAAACCTGGTTAATGGCGGTTTGAATTTGGCTGACGGTGGCGCCGCTGCCGAAGCTCAGGGCTTGGTAGCCGTTCTCACCGCCGATTTGCAACACCACGTCGCTGCTCAGCGCTCCGCCGGAGTAAGTCAACTGGGCCTTGGTGGCCTGGCTGACGATGTCGATCTGCACTCCCAGCGAGCTGGCGGTGCCGAAATTGGCTTGCGAAATTTGCAAGTTGCTCAAATTCGATTCGCTGAGGCCGCCGGTGGTGACATCAGAGAACGAATCGCTGGCCGCATAGGCGCCAGAAGCGTTGGCCGCGGTGGCGGTGAAATCGCCCTGAGCGGTAATTGCGCTGGCAATGTCGGCCGCGCTGGCGCCGGCACTGGCGGTAATCGTCAGCGTGCCTGACGAATAAGTGGCAGCGGTAGCCCCATTGCTGACAATATTCAGCGACACGTTCACATCGTTGAAGCTCGGGCCGCCCGATGCAGCGGATAGGGTAATGTGATTAGAGTTGGATCCACCCGCGAGTGCGCCGGTGTACGTTGCCTCGGCAACTGTGCCAGCACTGGAGGCCACGGCGCTGAAGGAGCCGGTGCCATTGATCAGCGTGGCGATGTCGGAAGCTGTCGCAGTGGCGCTGCGGGTAATCGTCAACGTGCCAGAGGTATATGACGCGTTGTCTGTAGCACCGCTGACGACGACCACGTCGCCGTTGAAGTCGGAACCGGCGGCGGTGGCGGAAATGGTCAACAAGCTGGCCACGGTGCCGCTGGCCTTGGCATCGGCGACGCTGCCGAAGCTGCCGGAAGCGTTGGTCACGACATTGCCTGGGCTGGTCGTGATGAAGCCTAAGCTGCCATCCAGCAAGTTGCGGCCGCCAAAGGAGGTGGTTTCCGCAATGCGGTCGATGGCATCCAGCGACGCATCAATTTGCTGCTGGTTGGCCGAGATTTGATCGGAGCTGAGGGCGCCCGAGTTGGCCGATTGGGCCACCAGGCCGCTAATATCGTTCAACAGCGAGCTCACCTGACTCAAGGCGCTGTCGGCGGTGGCAATCAGCTCATTGGCTTGCTGGCTGTTGCTAATGGCCGCATTCACGTCCGTGATGTCGCTGCCAAGCGATTGGCTGGCGATCAGGCCTGAAGGATCATCAGCGCCAGTGTTAATTCGCAAACCCGTGCTTAAGCGGGTCAAAGCGGTTTGCAACGCGGTATTCGATTTAGCCAAATTCTGTTGAGCAACTAAAGAGCTAACGTTCGTGTTAATGCGGGTCATGCGCGACACCCCTTCGAGTTAAAAATTAATCAGGCACGATATGGGTGTCAGCGTGGTTGTGCGGAACAAGCACAATCGCGTCAACCCGACGATTGGCAGATGCACGGTTGGTTTCAACCGCAATTTGCAAATCGTTGCGTGTTCAATGGGCAGTAAATTACGACGCCGGACGGTAATGGTTTAGGTAGGAACGTTGGGCAGGCAGTTGGAACTCGCTGGCTGGCGATTGATCTCGTTCCTACGGGCGCTTCATGCGCGAGTGAAGGACTTCCATTCGAGTAAATCGCAGGGCGAATTGGCGTATGGGAACGCCAACCTCTTGCAGTATCGACGGTGCAAGCTGCGGGCTTTAGTTAACACCTACGGGCTGTCCTCCGCCGACCTATGAGTACATAGGTTGATGTTTTGGTGTGCGTCAAATCTTATGCACCATGAAAAATGGGAAGCGGCCCTTCCGGCGGCCACATTCTCGTCACGAATCCTACAAACGGAACTGCGCTTCCGTTTTGGCAAAAAATCCATCGAAGCGATAGCAATTCATTTCGCCCGTGACTGTCTTTTTCAGCAACGCAGAAGCGCCGAAATTTCAGGCGGGCAGCTTTCTCCGCAATAAGGGGGGCATCGACTCTCGTTAGGGTGTCGCGTCTGAGTTTAGGGTGTAGTGCCTGGCTTTGGCGTATGATCCGGCCATGCGCCGCGACCCAGGGCTTGGGCATCTTTGGGGTCCAACCGCGAGGATCGCAGGTTTTCCCTCTGAATGGCATCGTACACTTCCTGGCGGTGGACCGGGATTTCCGTAGGTGCATTAATTCCTAAGCGCACTTTGTCGCCACGGATATCGACAATCGTGACAACAATGTTGTCGCCGATGATGATGCTTTCGTCGCGCTGTCTCGACAAAACAAGCATCGCGGACTCCTTCCTTCAATTAAGATCCGAGGGTGGGCGTTTCGGATCGGTGGTTTGCCGGCGCGGTATTCAAAAGTGGAATAATAAGGATCAATATCTTCGAGCAAAACCGTCAACCAACTCATTTCAAGCTGACTTGCGAAGCGGACCCGATCCGCCGACGAGTTGATACTGCGTCGGCAAATCGCCGTTAGTAATTACCTGTCGACCTAGCCGCTGCTGCAAATTGATGACCAAGGGCGCCTTCAAATTGAGCGTAATTCCCAATTCATTCTTGCCGACAATGGCCAGGATTTGTGCCTCCCGAATTTCGGCCAGCGCCAAAGGCGCCAATTCGCCGCGGGAAACACGGACCTGATACTCTGGAACAAAGCGGCGCGGACATACGACTGCCAGCGCAATCTCTGGAGAAGAGGAGTTTTGCAGCCACCCGAGCGCGTCATTTTCCGCATCGGCCAGCAAAACCCAGTGCCGACAGTTTTCCAAACCCATGAGGCCGGCCGGGAAATGCAGCAAATCGCATGGCTCAATATCCAAGGAGCCGAATCGAGTCGTGTCGATTCTCATGGCGGACCTCCTGTCACTTCATGAAACGGCAGGCTAGGGAATGGAAGCGCGACGAACCCGTGCCGGGCGGAGGGCTAGCATCGCTGTGCAGCAACCGCCTCACGCTTTGGCCGGCGCAAATTCCCGGTGCTTCAAGGGTTAGAAGCGCTTCACTGTGGTTTTCCACCCACAGTTTTCCACACGCTTCATCTGCTACATCGGCTAGCATGTCTCGCTAGCAAGAGAAAATTCGACTGTTGTGGCAAACTAACGGACGTGGCGATTATGTGCCGTATACGCAATGTGCAACTGCGACGAAATAAATACGGCTCACGCCGGAAATGCAACGCTTCGGTTTCCTGCTAAAGTGCAGCAGAAAATTCGCGCGCGGGAAAGAAGAGTGTTAGCGCCGCTAGATTTTGCGATGCGATGCACAGTTCAAAGGAGCAACTTTCAGACAATCAGCTGCCGCCTTACAAGTAGTTGAGCAACGTCAAATGGAACATTTGACCAGCCAGTTGCAGCGATGCTTGGAAGGCCGTTTGCTGAGCCGTGAGATTGGTAATGGCGGTGGGCAAATCGGTGTCGATGTCGTTCGATAGCGCGGATTGCAAATCGGTCGTTTGCGAATCGACCTGAGTTTGCAGAGCGTCCAAGTTTTGCTCTCGGGCTCCCACTTC from Pirellulales bacterium includes these protein-coding regions:
- the fliW gene encoding flagellar assembly protein FliW — encoded protein: MRIDTTRFGSLDIEPCDLLHFPAGLMGLENCRHWVLLADAENDALGWLQNSSSPEIALAVVCPRRFVPEYQVRVSRGELAPLALAEIREAQILAIVGKNELGITLNLKAPLVINLQQRLGRQVITNGDLPTQYQLVGGSGPLRKSA
- a CDS encoding flagellin, with product MTRINTNVSSLVAQQNLAKSNTALQTALTRLSTGLRINTGADDPSGLIASQSLGSDITDVNAAISNSQQANELIATADSALSQVSSLLNDISGLVAQSANSGALSSDQISANQQQIDASLDAIDRIAETTSFGGRNLLDGSLGFITTSPGNVVTNASGSFGSVADAKASGTVASLLTISATAAGSDFNGDVVVVSGATDNASYTSGTLTITRSATATASDIATLINGTGSFSAVASSAGTVAEATYTGALAGGSNSNHITLSAASGGPSFNDVNVSLNIVSNGATAATYSSGTLTITASAGASAADIASAITAQGDFTATAANASGAYAASDSFSDVTTGGLSESNLSNLQISQANFGTASSLGVQIDIVSQATKAQLTYSGGALSSDVVLQIGGENGYQALSFGSGATVSQIQTAINQVSDATGVSASVNSGNLVLTSTAYGSNAFVSAKAISGTFNTSDANGRATGTDVDANINGVKATSDGLNVSLNNPTLNLSFAVDSHLQDGDTLNFSITGGGANFQLGPNVVSNQQARLGIRDISSATLNGASGSLFELRSGGDKDLTTDVNGGASIVNDVINAVTTLRGQLGAFQSTTLDTNINTLNDTLSNLTDAQSSIQDADFAVESANLTRAQILVQAGTTVLSIANQNPQNVLSLLKNA
- the csrA gene encoding carbon storage regulator CsrA, with protein sequence MLVLSRQRDESIIIGDNIVVTIVDIRGDKVRLGINAPTEIPVHRQEVYDAIQRENLRSSRLDPKDAQALGRGAWPDHTPKPGTTP